Genomic segment of Chelonia mydas isolate rCheMyd1 chromosome 11, rCheMyd1.pri.v2, whole genome shotgun sequence:
TTTCACTTATTCCAACTAACCCTGTGGGGAACTTTCTCTCCATTGGCTTATCTGGACTTTTCTTATGCAGTAGGTGCATAAAATTCAGAAGGGAAATGTTTTCCCGATATCCTCAATAATCTacatcagggccagattaaggcacAGGCACCTATGTTTAGGGCCCCAAGTCCTGGATTCATGTGATGAGGTGAAAATTGCAGTTTACgttggttgcaaagaaaagcccGAAAACATGACTCTAGTATAACTGATGCAGAgatatctgcctgagtctgcaaacagcctgaaacaacagttcTGAGTGGTGTGAACTGCTCCATGCACTTCAATGAGGTGTTAACTCCAAAATCTCCTGCTCTGGGGGACCTGCCAGCTGCACTCAGCAAAGGACTGCTCACAATGCATTTGGCAAACTGCAAATCAGCACGAagagccaggttttcaaaagagcacagCACCTAGCAGCTTCCACTGTTTTCAGTGAGAGCTGTTAGGTTGAGtttagcaactctgaaaatctggtcatttATTTAAGTATGTAAATATAAATGTAAGTCCCTAACTTCAAGCATTCTAGTTGAAAAATGTTGGGCTTTCTGCTTTTCTGTTACTTACACAATGCATCTTCCTATGTTCAAGTTTTTCCTccagtttcttttcattttctctctgcaCTTCCAATTCATATAACTTGGTCAGTCGTTGAATCTCTTCGCCTTCTTTTTTTGCCTTTAATTTGTCTAATTCTGCCTGGTGCTTATGTTCCTTTATTctaaagtataaaataaaatattaatactaaAGAAGTAAGAAAATGTACACAGTACATAATGGACAAAGGTGACACATTTCTAAGATTTAAACAACATTcacagtggtagccgtgttagtatgtatcaccaaaaacaacgaggagtccttgtggcaccttagagactaacaaatctatttgggcataagctttcgtgggctaaaacccacttcatcagatgcatggaatgaaaaatacagtaagcggaatatatattatagcacatgaaaagatggtaGTTGCCTTATCAAGCGGCGGGGGGGCGGGTCAGTgttaacaagccaattcaattaaggtggaagtggcctattctcaacagttgacaagaaggggtgaataccaagggagggaaaattacttttgtgcTGCTAATGAGGCCactgcaatcaaggtggcccatttccaacagttgacaagaaggtgtgagtatcagtagagggaaaattactttttgtagtgacccatccactcccagtctttattcaggcctaatttgatggtatccagtttgcaaattaattccagttctgtagtttcttgttgcagtctgttttgaagatttttttgttgaagagttgccacttttaaatctgttattgagtgtccagggagactgaagtgttctcctactggtttttgaatgttacaattcttgatgtctgatttgtgtccatttattcttttgcgtagagactgtccgctttggccaatgtacatggcagaggggcattgctggcacatgatggcatatatcacattggtagatgtgcaggtgaaagagcccctgatggtgtggctgatgtggttaggtcctacgatggtgtcccttgaatagatatgcagacagatttggcaacgggatttgttgcagggattggttcctgagttagtgtttttgctgtgtggtgtgtagttgctgctgagtatttgcttcaggttggggggctgtctgtaagcgaagactggcctgtctcccaagatctgtgagagtgatgggtcatccttcaggataggttgtagatccttgatgatgcgctggagaagttttagttgggggctgaaggtgacggctagtggcgttctgttactttctttgttgggcctgtcctatagtagctgacttctgggtacccttctggctctgtcaatctgtgtcttcacttcaccaggtgggtattgtagtttaagaatgcttgatagagatcctgtagatgtttgtctctgtctgagggattggagcaaatgcggttgtatcttagagcttggctgtagacaatggatcgtgtgatgtgatctggatgaaagctggagacatgtaggtaagtatagtggtcagtaggtttccggtttagggtggtggttatgtgaccatcacttatttgcactgaaGTGTTCacaaagtggatctcttgtgtgaactgCTGTCTGAACTGAAGGCAGGTAAAGTATCAGAATTCAAAATCAAAGTGATGCATTTTAAAGCCATTGGCCCAAATCCTCAAGCCAATGCTTGACCCAAGTACAGAATGAGAACTTGGTAACTCTGGGTGTTgtaaaaggaattttttccccaactCACATGGCAGCAGCAGAATTTCACAGAGGCAGTAACCATCACAGCCCTAATGTGCTCCTTCCACTGTGGGAAGAAAAGGAAGATATACCACAACCTTGTACAATGGTATTCTGAAAGTTGATGCACAAATCCTCCCCATCTTCTCTGCAGCGGAACTACACTAGTGCCATTGCCAGAAGCCCTTTATATTCAAAGAATGGAGCAGGATTTCCTCATAATGGATTCGTGCAGTGCAACATTTGAATTTAGTAGCAGCTCCTGAGAGTAAGTTTTCAGATATCAAGAAAGAGACAGAACCACTGATAGTTCCTTTCCAGGATGATTTGTTTGCCAGCCATGTTGTCCCTGAAAGGGTTAACTGAGAAACAAGATGGAACTCTGAGGAAGTGTCTATAAGCAATTGGGAGTTTGGAAGGGTTGGGGCACTACCGAAGAAAGTTGTTAGACATGGAGTCTGCATCTGGGAGTGTCCTTGAGACCCAGAGCTAGAAATAATGTCTAGTCGCTACCAAGATCCAGGGGGcttagaagcacatgggatccaGTGATTGGTTCCATGAAAGACTGGTATCCTTCCAGAGAGTGGGGCTGGGCCAGGTTGTGACAATTACATTATACTTCTAGCAAAATTTACTAAAGTATGCAGGATGGAAGATGTGCTCAGTGAATTAGTACGGAGCCCCAATTTTGTTGCAATTTTTATGATATCTGCAATATAAATTTCCTGGGAATAAGATCTGTTGATTGTAGAATAGCCTCCTGAGGAAAGTAGTATAAGTTCCTTCCTAAAGGAAGCAGTGGGGCTTTTAAAACTGGactgtttttaaatattagaCAAAATATTAAACTATAATGTCACTAGAATTCTTCATGGCCAAGAAGATGGAAtggatgatctaataggtctttctCTCTCTACTGAGAAAATGACAGCGTATTTTGTTTCTGTTAAAAATTCCTGGTAACTCATTTGTTTAGCAGATGAACACTAGATTTCTTTTAACAACAGCAGTTTAACTCAATTTATTAGTCAGAAACAGCCCTGTTTTACTTACTGTTCCAGATGGTCTCTGCAAAGTGCCTGTCGATTCATATAGCGTTCATATGCCTTTTCCTGTTCTTTAAGAATAGCTTTTTCGCGCTCACGttccatttcttcttccttttttttgtaaatatctggctttgtctttttaaattcaaTCTGAGCATCTCTTTCCTTTAGGACCTCAGTAAGTAAAAGTGCTTTCTACAAAACGGAATTGGAacatttcatgtttattttattacACATTCATGTATGTTCAAAGAAACAATATAATTTGAATTAAAGACAATAAACCATCTACAAACATGTAACCCTTTCACTCTCTCATTCTGATAATATTGATAAGTTTTGGCCTGTTCTATGGCCTCCTTCCGCTTTGCTGCTTGAAACTGTGCTTCCTCCAGATCAAGtagttttctttcttcttcctccttttcttctcgcAATTTTTTAGCTTTAAGTTTCCTCTGTGCCTGGCCCTAAATGCAGATAAAACTCATTTCCATTACAGATCACACTGAAAAGAACTGACTCAAAAATCTACAACTTCTTCAAAAGACCAAATCAGCAATAAGTTGATTATACCTACTTATGTCTAAAGTGAACAGTCAAACaatttctgtgctgctgtcctgtgtttttaaatatctatTAGAAATTTAAGTGTATAATAAAAATGCTTTGCAGTTAAAAAGCATATTTCatatgaggatctcaaagtgttttatgaGTAGTTATAGTAAGCTTCACATCACTGGATAAAGGATATGGATCACTTCTATCACCCCTGATGTGCAGCCATCTCTGAGATAATAAGCAGCAGTTTAACAGCACTGCACTATgtagcagtttaggacaggaagtaaagaaAAGACTTGcccactgaaatattttgaacaaGAATCCTATAGGGAGAAGGGAAAGACTGGAGGCCTGGTGGGCAAGCGGCTCCATTGGCAGTCTGCAGGGAAGACGGAGACCTTCCCTTCACACCTCTTACTCTCTCCTTCTCTCTATGATCCTGTTTTAAACTTATCCATGACATGACATGGGCAGGTCTATGGTGTACCTAAGCAGGAGACAGAATTAATAAGCAGGGCCACCAAAAAGTAGACTCTGGTTATAGTGAAACTCTTAATAgaagtttttgtttgtgtgtgtgtgtgtatgtgtctgtacATTGAGAAGGGAGGGAAAGAGTGCACTCTGAGTGTTCTAATGTATATAACAAGTAACCCTCGAATTTCCAAACGTACATGTCACTTACTGCAATGGTGTTGGGCCAGTTTTTCACAACTGCTTTGGAACGTAAGTGCATATCTTTCCGTTCTTTCCTCTCTGCATGAATCCGTGCTGCTTCTCTAGCTGCACTGTCAACACTGTCTCGAATCCTTACCCATTCTGCCTTTGGCAGAACAGTAACCTGGCGCAGATCCACTCCAGTTGGAAGAAAAATACTATCTGGAACATTATATTCTTCTAAACCATTTGCTGCTAtgtgaaagaaagaacaaaagaatgagTTCACTCACTTTGTAGCACTTCTGGCCAGAAAATTGTGGGTTCAAACCCACACCAAGATTTGGACTCCTACCCAGCGCTGACAGTAAAGCATCATATTAGTTTGACTCTACAATGTAATGTAATTCTAGTATCCAGGAGCAGGAGCACAGTCAGAACTAACCCTCAGATCCAGAGCCTCATGTTACTTGACAGACCAATGTGTCTTGTTTTCCTGTATTTTTCAGGCCCTCAACTCCTCCTGCCAGTCATTAATTTTCAGGAAATGTCCTTCATGTTGGTCattactgctttaaaaaaacagatatttGAGTAACGTTAAATTCAACCTTGCCCATCTGGTTTGTAAGAGTACTGTATGACAAATCTAAAAAAGGGGACAACTTTTACCTGTTCTGACAatgatgtttaaaattaaaacctaCTTTTAGATAAAATCACTTCTCTGCTAATTGCCCTTTGCCTGGTGCACTGGGCCTGGTCTTCAACCTCTAAACAAGATTTGCACAAACCAAGTTTCAACAGTAGTATACTGTATGTAGCCATGATTGTTTAGCATAGGTTGCATCTTtatataagtggcctgatttacTCCTACAATAGTTTCACATACctgtaactccattaatttcagttgagttactcctATGTATACCCTtgtgagaggagaaacaggcTCTAGAAATCTACTTGCATGTCTCCAagaagccagagctgggaggGAATTTAAGACGGAAGGGTTTTACCATGTGAGATACTGCTTTCTCTGACAGAGATATTTTATGTCTGTTTGTTCTTTGTTTACAATCTCTATTGCCAGTTTTCTTAAAGGGTCACCCTGCAAAGGACTGGATAAAGGGGGTTGTACTGTATTTCCCCTGCACTCTTGTGTGATGCCAGGGCTCATTTGGAGTGAGAATGGAGAAAGAGGATTACATCATCTTCCTCAATGCACTTCACATCCTACACCTCTTTAGGCTCAGCATCTAAGCCGCTGGTTCCGGGAACTGGTAATGCCTCCCTTGTGTCCTGGCATTGTCCCCTCTGTATGGAAGTGTGCTGTCTTCCTTGTGCCTGGCATGTCAGCTCCACGTTTGGGCACCACGTCCCCCACCTGTCTGGGCACCACCACGTCACACATGTAGGCACCATTCACCTCAAATGTCCCTCACTTCAATAGCCACCCCTGTTCTTCACCCCCACGTAACTGCGTTACTGGTCAGTGtagtctcccctccctcagcgTGCCGCCGCGGCTACGGGCCGCGACACCCAAGGAAGGAAGCCCCGGGGTTGTGTGGTGCATTAGCCAAGGGGTGTACCCGTCTCTCCTGTGGGGTCTTTGCCGCACACCGACCCATCCCAGGCCGTGGCACAGGTTCGCCTGGCCCGTGCACCACGTCGCAGGCTCCATGGCCGGGCGCTGCGCCCGCTGGGGCCGGGCACGACACCACACGGCTGAGAGGTGCACGGCCTCGCCCCCAGCCTGCTCTTAGCACCACGTCCCGGCACCGTCCCCCGCCACTCGCGTGTCGCCCCGAGCGTGGTCTCCGCGTAGCCCCGGCAGCCTCGTGTCACTCACGCGTGGGCTCCCGTCTCTGGCCTTTGCGCCTCCCATACAGCACCGCGGGCCTGGCGGCCGCGTCCATAACCCGGCGGGCGCCCAGCGCGCTCGGTGCCTGTGTACGGCGGTTACCAGGCAACCGAAAGGCGGAGGGAGACAGACGGCAAGACTGGCGGAGAAGGGTGTCACGTGACGTCGCGGGGCGCAGCCGGAAGCGGGGGGGCTCCGTGTCAGAGCTGGAGGACCGGAGTTGCCGCAGCGCCTGCCCTAGTCGGGCGCCTCGGGCCCGGACGGTCCCCTCGTTCCGCTGACGGTTCCTGTCCCCGCTCGGGCCGGAGCTGCCGCCGCCCAGAGGCTGAGGGTGAGCGCTCCGCGCGGCCCCCTGCGGCCCGGCTGCCGTCCGTGAGGCCGAGTCTTCCCGGCTGCTGCCGCCGCGAGCCTCGCCCGGGCTCCTGTCGGAGCTCGCCTCTGGGGCCTCGCCAGGCCGGGACGCCGCGTCCGGCGCTAGCACAACGCTGCCGCCGCCGGCCTCCCATCCCTGCCGGCACCTGCCCTGTGGCCACGTCGCTGGGCTCCCATGGTCCCCGGGCTACTATGCAAACGGCCTGCCCGGCTTCTGAGAGAGTCCCTGGCCggcctccccccctcccgccgctCCGTTCCGTTCGCGCCAGCCTCTCCTGCGGGCCGTCTCGTGGCGTCCTGctggctgcccctccctgcgGCAGCTCCCTTCCCCGGAGCGCAGCTGAAAACCTTGCTCGCCTTTGCCTGTGCTCTGCGCTCCCTCTGCTCCTGTGTCCTgctgtggggggctctggggtttttgggggggggggcggggatggagTTTCCAAAAGAGTGATATTGTCTAATACTGGATGATCCTTTCTCCTTCTGTGTGAAGTGTCCTTTATAGAGTTACTGGCTGAGACGAGAGAGAGTTCGAGCTGTAGCTTAAATATTGTTAACACAACCGTGTCGACTTGCCTGGCTTCTTTCCGAATGAAGAAAAGGTGATGAACGAACTTATTACTAAGATAAACAAAATATGTGCCTACAACTGCGCTAACCAAAGGGTGAGGTGTTTCCTCCAGGGTATTCAGATACCCTGGGGCTGGTCCATAAACTCTAATGCTGCAGGACCACAGTATATTAAGAGTCACCTACATATCTCCCCATAGCAAGTCAACACTAATATTCACCACCAGCATTATTTGCTTTCTTGATTTTGAGTCAACGTGGCTGCTTGAATGTTGTTactaattgttgttgtttttaaggggtgggtgggagaaaaCGGGTTAAAGTCCTAGCAACAGCAGCATCTCCAAATGTGTGTCTCAAGTTTTTCATAAAAAGCTTCTATCTCCTGTCTGCAAGCTGAAGAATTTAAGCTGTGAGGGTTGCTTTGGCTGGTGATGTGGATAAAAATTTTTAGAACTCAAGTGCAACCTGGCTGTTTAAATGATGCTGTCCAAGGAATGCAAGATTGAGCTTGTGTCAGCAAAGACTAGTGAGTAACAATATAATTATGTTGCTTCAGATACTTTTTATACTATGacaggtatcagagtaacagccgtgttagtctgtattcgcaaaaagaaaaggagtacttgtggcaccttagagactaaccaatttatttgagcatgagctttcgtgagctacagctcacttcatcggatgcatactgtggaaattgcagaatatcattattatatacacagacaccatgaaacaatatct
This window contains:
- the CFAP210 gene encoding coiled-coil domain-containing protein 173 isoform X2, encoding MATYSILLLKLGLCKSCLEVEDQAQCTRQRAISREVILSKTANGLEEYNVPDSIFLPTGVDLRQVTVLPKAEWVRIRDSVDSAAREAARIHAERKERKDMHLRSKAVVKNWPNTIAGQAQRKLKAKKLREEKEEEERKLLDLEEAQFQAAKRKEAIEQAKTYQYYQNERVKGLHKALLLTEVLKERDAQIEFKKTKPDIYKKKEEEMEREREKAILKEQEKAYERYMNRQALCRDHLEQIKEHKHQAELDKLKAKKEGEEIQRLTKLYELEVQRENEKKLEEKLEHRKMHCAHVADQDILKAVEEQKQEEENDKIRAHFRAKQNMAKLRREKEAEMNRLMQERRDITINRLAEQMKQTFERIDERVARDVAEREAEWEKELKEKEEKNKAELKSIAEHRATVIKMKEEREREARLEGKEKLHELMEADRIYLEMEKDKKRRNRNENIKMQETQIQQMVEKRAKEQHEKQAELNYEAQKEVIAICKEQEFQEYANQVIASESKTARNIYPLLKAAKEGAGGGHGPVYRERGGIRPSYQARDINGTQLPSYNCNTTEEIKELNTNGNIQQTKGRLGFT
- the CFAP210 gene encoding coiled-coil domain-containing protein 173 isoform X1, which gives rise to MATYSILLLKLGLCKSCLEVEDQAQCTRQRAISREVILSKTANGLEEYNVPDSIFLPTGVDLRQVTVLPKAEWVRIRDSVDSAAREAARIHAERKERKDMHLRSKAVVKNWPNTIAGQAQRKLKAKKLREEKEEEERKLLDLEEAQFQAAKRKEAIEQAKTYQYYQNERVKGLHKALLLTEVLKERDAQIEFKKTKPDIYKKKEEEMEREREKAILKEQEKAYERYMNRQALCRDHLEQIKEHKHQAELDKLKAKKEGEEIQRLTKLYELEVQRENEKKLEEKLEHRKMHCAHVADQDILKAVEEQKQEEENDKIRAHFRAKQNMAKLRREKEAEMNRLMQERRDITINRLAEQMKQTFERIDERVARDVAEREAEWEKELKEKEEKNKAELKSIAEHRATVIKMKEEREREARLEGKEKLHELMEADRIYLEMEKDKKRRNRNENIKMQETQIQQMVEKRAKEQHEKQAELNYEAQKEVIAICKEQEFQEYANQVIASESKTARNIYPLLKAAKEGAGGGHGPVYRERGGIRPSYQARDINGTQLPSYNCNTTEEIKELNTNGNIQQTKGRLGFTW